The Synechococcales cyanobacterium T60_A2020_003 genome includes the window TAATACCTTAACAATAAATTTCTATACAACTTTTTGGCTCGGTAAGCGCTTCTTTTATTTTCACTTTCAAAATTGATTAACTTCAGGAGTCTGTATCTTTGCTACGTTCAACAGCACCTTAGGGAGCAAACCCTCTAAAGGCTACCTCCCCATTCGCGATCCTTACAACCTATTGCAATCGGTTACGGTTACCCGAATCCAGGGTAAATTTGAACCTTAAAGCAATAGTTTTGGCGATCGCCGCATTTTCTCATCTATCCTCCGTTCAACTCTACGTTCTACAGGCAATATCCCGTGACTATCCCCACGCAAGAAAAGGAAGCACCTGCATCCGTCCAACAATTCGATCGCCAGATGATTGTCATCCTCGATTTTGGTTCTCAGTACTCTGAGCTTATTGCTCGCCGCATTCGGGAAACCCAAGTCTATTCCGAGGTGCTCTCCTACCGCACAACTGCCGATCAACTCCGCGCCCTTAATCCCAAGGGAATCATCCTCTCCGGTGGCCCCAACTCCGTCTACGACGAGGGTGCACCCCACTGCGATCCGGAAATTTGGTCAATGGGACTCCCCATTCTGGGCGTTTGCTATGGCATGCAGTTGATGGTGCAACAGCTTGGTGGCCATGTTGATCGGGCGGATCGGGGAGAGTATGGAAAGGCCGCTCTCTTTATTGACGATCCCACCGATTTATTCACCAACGTAGACAACGGCACCACCATGTGGATGAGCCACGGGGATTCGGTGATGAACCTCCCCGAAGGCTTTGAGGTACTGGCCCATACGGACAACACCCCCAGCGCGGCGATCGCCCACCATGAGAAAAAACTCTACGGCGTTCAGTTCCATCCGGAAGTGGTTCATTCCATCGGGGGGCAAGCGCTAATCCGCAACTTTGTGTACCACATCTGCGATTGCGAACCCACCTGGACAACTGAAGCCTTCGTCGAAGATGCCGTTCGTGAAATCCGCGCCCAAGTTGGCGATAAGCGAGTCCTGCTGGCTCTATCGGGCGGTGTGGATTCATCCACTTTGGCGTTTCTGCTCCATCGGGCGATCGGGGATCAGTTGACGTGTGTTTTTATCGACCAAGGCTTTATGCGAAAAGCTGAGCCGGAACGTCTGGTCAAACTCTTTGAAGAGCAGTTCCACATTCCGGTAGTCTACGTCCAAGCCCGCGATCGCTTTCTGAAAAAGGTTGAAGGTGTCACCGATCCAGAAGAGAAGCGTCGCCGCATTGGGCATGAATTTATTCAAGTCTTTGAAGAAGAGTCCCGTCGGCTGGGCCCCTTTGACTATCTGGCTCAAGGAACGCTCTATCCAGACGTGATCGAATCCGCAGACACCAACGTTGATCCTAAAACAGGTGAGCGGGTTGCGGTTAAGATCAAGAGTCACCACAATGTCGGTGGATTGCCCAAAGACCTCCGTTTCAAGCTCGTAGAACCTCTGCGGAAACTATTCAAAGACGAAGTGCGAAATGTGGGACGATCCATCGGACTCCCTGAAGAAATTGTGCAGCGTCATCCCTTCCCTGGCCCTGGTTTAGCCATTCGGATTCTGGGAGAAGTCACCGCAGAAAAACTCGATATTCTTCGCGATGCCGACTACATTGTGCGCCAAGAGGTGAATCGTCGCGGCGTCTATCACGACTACTGGCAGGCGTTTGCTGTGCTGCTCCCGGTGCGGAGTGTCGGGGTTATGGGCGATCAGCGCACCTATGCCTATCCCATTGTGCTGCGCTTTGTATCGAGCGAAGATGGTATGACGGCAGACTGGTCTCGGGTTCCCTACGATCTCTTAGAAACTATCTCGAATCGGATTGTGAACGAGGTAGACGGGGTAAACCGAGTCGTGTACGACATTACGTCCAAGCCTCCTGGAACCATCGAGTGGGAATAGATTGACCCACAACAAAGGCTAGGATTTTGGTCTAGACCTGACCTCCTAGCCTTTTGTCATTGCGAATCGTGGCAGTTGCGGCGGTCTGGGGCTGATCGCGTTTAAAGTGGATACGTTGAGCCGGGAAATAGATCGTTTGGTATGCCTGAATCGTCTCCTCGGACGATAGCCCCTCTTGGGAACGCGCGATCGCCCTTTCTAGAGCTGTCTCAAAACTATATTCAATCCAGAAGGATAAATCGTAATAGGATTGAAACGCTCGCTTCAACAAATAGATACCTTCTAGAAGAATAATGTCTATCTCTTCAAATTGATACCGATAGGTTTGATACGCTGTTGCTGTCTCTTCAACATAATTAGCGTCAATGCAGAGCGATCGCTGGTCTCGTAGCGGAAACACAAGTTGATCGAAGAGTTCATCAAACCGAATAGCGTGCTGGTAAAAATGATCGGCAGGATGGATCTGACTAAAGCGCAGATCCGGTAAATTTAGCCATCCATCACCATGAATCAATGCTGTTCGTAGACATCGTTGTTCAAGTTTAGAGACCATGTTCTTGGACAAATATCCCTTACCAGATCCGTCTATTCCCGAAATGGCGACTAGCACGGCTCGATCCTTGGGACATTGCCCCCGTGTTGCCATCACGGTCTCAATTGCATCATCAAGGGTCTTCATCACTGGGCTGCAAGAGGGGCTGGGGCGATCGCCCATGTATTAGCGTAAAATCATCCAAACAGTTAAATAATTACTCCAGCCTGCGTCTTCTAGGCCGTTGCATACTCCCTCTAACCCACTCGCTAATTCCACCCACATCTTAGTATGGCAATCGTCAAAACGGTTAGGGGGATAGGAGCAAAAGCCACACCAGGATTTTACTCCTACCCCCATTCTAAACGCGCCTTCAATGATCCTACCAACCCTCTACAATCGCGCAGGAGTAGAGAAGGCTACGCCACCTATCTCGGAGTAAAGTCTGTTGCTCCCTATAGATACCCCCAATGTTAGGAATGGAGATACGTCAACCATGGTCATCCTTGGGATTTAAAACGTGAAGGACGTTCTCAATACGCCTGTGGTGACCGTGTTGTTACCACTATATCCTTCAGGATTAAACAAAACAAATACACCAGGCGTAATATTGATGTGATCGTTCACCTGAAAGGATAGATAGCCCTCTAGGTGCAAAGGTGTGGCATTCTCAAATCGATCTAACGCTTCACCCCCCGTTGAAACCCGCGACAGTGGCTTACCAAAGATCAGACCCGCCGTATTGCTTTCACCAAAAATATCTTGAGCATGGAGTCCCACCATCCAACTACTGAAGTCGGTAGAGGCATTCACGTTAACCAAGTCTGCAAAGATATACGCCCCAGATGCAGCAAAGGTCAGCTTGTCCGTCAGACGCCAGCTCATACTTGCACCGATAGAATTCATTCGAATGGGTTCACTCCCAATCGTCACTAGGGTTGCCCCTCGATCAAAGTCTCCACCGTCGGTTGCCGAGCACCCAAAGCCACCTGCCGCTGCACCAAAGCCTACGGTGTCACAACGACTTGCTGGATTGAATAACACAGAGCCAATATCGGCTGATGTCAATCCCGTTCCCAGAATATTGATCTGATGGTAGCTATGGGCGTAGTTAATGCCGAGCTCAAAGTTAGATGAAGGGCTGAGGGTAAGCTGAGCCGCAGCGACCGAGCTTCCATTGAACAGTCCAGCACCTAGAGGAGTGACATCACCAGAGGCAAGCGACTCTCCAGTGAGGGGATTATTTTGGGGAAGCGCCGCATTCACACTACCGTACAAGGCTCGAAAATCAACGACAGGCGATGGTGTCCAAATCAAGCCAAAAGCAGAGGCTAAACCCGTTCCCGACGTTCCCCCTGATACACGAACGGCTGCGTTATATCCTGCAAATCGGGAAATGGCTCCCTGGGTATCGCTCGCAAAGGGAGTAATCGCAGGGAAGGCATCGGTTGTTTCTGCATTCGTGCCTGCAAAGAGAGTCAAGTTGTCCAGTCCGCTGGGGAAAATATACAGCAACTTATATAACCGGAAGTCGTTGGCCGTATTGGGGGTAAAGGTTTGAGGATTAATGCCAGGAAATTGGGGTTCAGTATTTAAGCGCACTTGGCTAGCATTCAACCCCAAAACATCGGTATAGCCCAGTGTTCCCTGGATGCTGCTGGGGTCGCTTAAGTAATTGTAGGATTGCAATCCGGTAATCAAGAGGTCACTGCCCGTAAAGCTGGTGGTGAGGTTGAG containing:
- a CDS encoding carbohydrate porin produces the protein MPAPTTPASSTNSFTPINAPILGVSDLESAPLGNLSPSPASSFNPGHLILGQITSVTQLSDVQPTDWAYQALQSLVERYGCIVGYPDSTYRGNNALTRFEFAAGLNACLDRINEIIASGLADVATREDLETVQRLQEEFAAELAMLRGRVDALEARTDELEANQFSTTTKLNGEVIFSIAAASGAYPGAGDPDATPAILSHTDGAPGDDAQFALFQRTRLNLTTSFTGSDLLITGLQSYNYLSDPSSIQGTLGYTDVLGLNASQVRLNTEPQFPGINPQTFTPNTANDFRLYKLLYIFPSGLDNLTLFAGTNAETTDAFPAITPFASDTQGAISRFAGYNAAVRVSGGTSGTGLASAFGLIWTPSPVVDFRALYGSVNAALPQNNPLTGESLASGDVTPLGAGLFNGSSVAAAQLTLSPSSNFELGINYAHSYHQINILGTGLTSADIGSVLFNPASRCDTVGFGAAAGGFGCSATDGGDFDRGATLVTIGSEPIRMNSIGASMSWRLTDKLTFAASGAYIFADLVNVNASTDFSSWMVGLHAQDIFGESNTAGLIFGKPLSRVSTGGEALDRFENATPLHLEGYLSFQVNDHINITPGVFVLFNPEGYSGNNTVTTGVLRTSFTF
- a CDS encoding uridine kinase, which encodes MATRGQCPKDRAVLVAISGIDGSGKGYLSKNMVSKLEQRCLRTALIHGDGWLNLPDLRFSQIHPADHFYQHAIRFDELFDQLVFPLRDQRSLCIDANYVEETATAYQTYRYQFEEIDIILLEGIYLLKRAFQSYYDLSFWIEYSFETALERAIARSQEGLSSEETIQAYQTIYFPAQRIHFKRDQPQTAATATIRNDKRLGGQV
- the guaA gene encoding glutamine-hydrolyzing GMP synthase encodes the protein MIVILDFGSQYSELIARRIRETQVYSEVLSYRTTADQLRALNPKGIILSGGPNSVYDEGAPHCDPEIWSMGLPILGVCYGMQLMVQQLGGHVDRADRGEYGKAALFIDDPTDLFTNVDNGTTMWMSHGDSVMNLPEGFEVLAHTDNTPSAAIAHHEKKLYGVQFHPEVVHSIGGQALIRNFVYHICDCEPTWTTEAFVEDAVREIRAQVGDKRVLLALSGGVDSSTLAFLLHRAIGDQLTCVFIDQGFMRKAEPERLVKLFEEQFHIPVVYVQARDRFLKKVEGVTDPEEKRRRIGHEFIQVFEEESRRLGPFDYLAQGTLYPDVIESADTNVDPKTGERVAVKIKSHHNVGGLPKDLRFKLVEPLRKLFKDEVRNVGRSIGLPEEIVQRHPFPGPGLAIRILGEVTAEKLDILRDADYIVRQEVNRRGVYHDYWQAFAVLLPVRSVGVMGDQRTYAYPIVLRFVSSEDGMTADWSRVPYDLLETISNRIVNEVDGVNRVVYDITSKPPGTIEWE